One Megalops cyprinoides isolate fMegCyp1 chromosome 4, fMegCyp1.pri, whole genome shotgun sequence genomic window carries:
- the eif4enif1 gene encoding eukaryotic translation initiation factor 4E transporter isoform X1: protein MDKGDCVEEKENGDAVTELIKEVTSPYRYTKEELLEIKEYPCSNERPECLSEKYDSDGVWDPEKWHASLYPSSERSSPVEGCKKEYPDERVPLKRRIADPRERLKEDDLDVVLSPQRRSFGGGCQGSVVPVLPARQAGSPLENKENESLRLGGARRIGSGRIIAGRGFERDARGDKDVRERDRERDFKDKRFRRDFGDKRVFSERRRNDSYAEEEPEWFSGGPTSQSETIELIGFDDKILEEDKRRTKRSRKRSESVKEAIECNGGLAEEPELSRQTAVDQEVPQGEVLPESAAGDFDFNEFFNLEKTMPGLASMIEDVLGEGPVSASRFSRWFSSNASPSGSRSSSLRSTPHEELERLAGLDPRSISPSHSLAPYFTPIQSVERKDKVDILELLHKAKIDLKPLLSSLSVNKERLRESSHSGVVLSLEEVEVGLKGLKVEAEQEQHGGGTPFMAEHLEEALTGRGSSGPHPRDSDMSAFNKLVNTMKASGTLPIHPKASQQQPPHSPLVPLSEAQVPSAQQKNILQEILGPQGPPRVASPALLGTLLGNTDPGPGLLRQRGPSPPLFPQRAPSPEYFPGRLQSAAVFPVGPQPMLGEQFPEIHRPLSPGPTPQQIRTHSLGVDQAALEALAFQQDLALHARQAYQPGFNKVAQDKLYRNSKTSPENPVSQSRQPRMNRSPGPGGHRADSGSPGNTVTSMLSPSFTPTSVIRKMYETKEKSRDETGGRTDSKEEMARSQEESSSSPCSFLEGVDGNGSPAGGMKTSFPRSSCSTPLSGQARHSKDPDRPRPSSSGHHTPTLVSPGSASPFPRPIYPVPLLSHVPLVRPAPPQLHPSIMQRMMAQGLQPQQLPPALLQAGLFPQGMDLSQLQGLPPALLGQPFYPIGAPGHPLLPPRAGTPMQLAVMQQQLQQRPMVHTSVPGPPSTLSQSHGPHRTTVSQRRGGSPPLGLAKWFGSDVLQQPLPSMPAKVISVDELEFRQ, encoded by the exons ATGGACAAGGGTGACTGTGTAGAAGAGAAGGAAAATGGAGATGCTGTAACAGAGCTGATTAAGGAGGTGACATCCCCTTACAGGTACACCAAG GAGGAGCTTTTGGAAATAAAGGAGTACCCATGCTCCAATGAAAGACCAGAATGTCTCTCTGAGAAATATGACAG TGATGGTGTGTGGGATCCTGAGAAATGGCACGCTTCATTGTACCCCAGCTCAGAGCGAAGCTCCCCTGTGGAGGGGTGTAAAAAAGAATACCCAGATGAGAGGGTGCCCTTGAAACGCAGGATTGCAG ACCCCCGAGAGCGGCTGAAGGAGGATGACCTTGATGTGGTGCTCAGTCCTCAGCGCCGTAGTTTTGGAGGGGGCTGCCAGGGTAGTGTGGTGCCTGTCCTTCCTGCCCGCCAGGCTGGAAGCCCCTTGGAGAACAAGGAAAACGAGTCCCTGCGGCTGGGTGGGGCAAGGCGAATAGGGAGCGGTCGCATCATTGCAGGACGAGGCTTTGAGAGGGATGCACGCGGAGATAAGGATGTCCGGGAGAGGGACCGGGAACGAGACTTCAAGGATAAGAGATTCAGA agggacTTCGGAGATAAGAGAGTCTTCAGCGAGAGGAGAAGGAATGACTCTTACGCTGAGGAGGAGCCTGAGTGGTTTTCAGGGGGTCCCACTAGCCAGTCGGAGACTATCGAGCTCATTGGCTTTGACGACAAAATCCTCGAGGAGGATAAGCGACGGACAAAACGCTCAAGGAAGCGATCAGAGTCAGTGAAAGAAG CAATAGAGTGTAACGGTGGACTGGCCGAGGAACCAGAGCTCAGCAGGCAGACTGCAGTAGATCAGGAAGTTCCACAAGGTGAAGTGCTTCCAGAGTCTGCAGCTGGGGACTTTGACTTCAATGAGTTCTTCAACCTGGAGAAGACCATGCCTGGTTTGGCCTCG atgATTGAGGATGTTCTGGGTGAGGGGCCAGTTTCAGCCAGTCGTTTCAGCCGCTGGTTCTCGAGCAACGCAAGCCCATCTGGGAGCCGCTCAAGCAGCCTGCGCTCCACACCTCacgaggagctggagagacTGGCAG GCCTGGACCCACGCTCTATTTCCCCCAGTCACAGTCTGGCCCCCTACTTCACTCCCATCCAGTCTGTGGAGCGGAAGGATAAAGTGGACATCTTAGAACTGCTGCACAAGGCGAAGATCGACCTCAAGCCCCTCCTGTCTAGCCTGTCGGTCAACAAAGAACGGCTGCGTGAGAGCT CTCACTCTGGTGTAGTTCTCTctctggaggaggtggaggtggggctgAAGGGTCTGAAAGTGGAGGCGGAGCAGGAGCAGCATGGAGGGGGCACACCTTTCATGGCGGAACACCTTGAGGAGGCTCTGACGGGCAGGGGCAGTTCGGGCCCTCACCCCCGCGATTCTGACATGTCCGCTTTCAACAAGCTGGTCAACACCATGAAGGCAAGTGGCACGCTGCCCATCCACCCGAAAGCCAGC CAGCAACAGCCTCCACACAGTCCACTAGTACCTCTGTCTGAAGCACAAGTACCCTCAGCTCAGCAGAAGAACATCTTGCAG gaGATTCTTGGGCCCCAGGGCCCACCCCGTGTGGCCTCCCCTGCTCTTCTTGGCACCCTGCTGGGTAACACCGACCCTGGCCCTGGCCTGTTGAGACAGAGAGGCCCCTCTCCCCCACTTTTTCCCCAGAGGGCACCATCCCCTGAGTACTTTCCTGGACGCTTGCAGTCTGCAGCCG TATTCCCTGTTGGCCCTCAGCCCATGCTTGGAGAGCAGTTTCCAGAGATACACAGACCCTTGAGTCCCGGACCCACCCCTCAGCAG ATAAGGACACACTCTTTAGGGGTGGACCAAGCTGCCTTAGAAGCTTTGGCCTTTCAGCAGGATCTTGCTCTTCATGCCCGTCAGGCCTACCAACCAGGCTTCAACAAAGTGGCCCAGGATAAGCTCTATCGGAACAG caagaCGAGCCCTGAAAATCCTGTTTCACAAAG CAGACAGCCCAGGATGAACAGGTCACCTGGCCCTGGTGGCCATCGGGCTGACAGCGGCTCCCCTGGCAACACAGTCACCAGCATG CTGTCGCCATCCTTCACACCCACATCTGTAATCCGGAAGATGTACGAGACAAAGGAGAAGAGTCGTGATGAAACTGGTGGTCGTACAGACAGCAAAGAGGAAATGGCGCGCTCACAGGAAG AGAGCAGTAGCTCCCCCTGTTCTTTCCTGGAGGGGGTGGATGGCAACGGCTCACCAGCAGGAGGCATGAAGACTAGCTTTCCTcgctcctcctgctccactcCCCTTTCTGGCCAGGCCCGCCACTCGAAGGATCCGGATCGACCAAGACCAAGCTCTTCCGGGCACCACACCCCCACGCTGGTGTCCCCTGGGTCAGCATCACCCTTCCCCCGGCCCATCTACCCCGTTCCGCTGCTGTCTCATGTGCCTCTGGTACGCCCTGCACCACCCCAGCTCCACCCCAGCATAATGCAGAGGATGATGGCCCAAGGCCTCCAGCCCCAGCAGCTGCCCCCGGCCCTGCTGCAGGCAG GCCTATTTCCACAGGGAATGGACCTTTCTCAGCTACAAGGCCTGCCCCCTGCCCTTCTAGGACAGCCCTTCTACCCAATTGGAGCTCCAGGACACCCTCTTCTGCCCCCCCGTGCTGGTACCCCCATGCAGCTTGCAGTCATGCAACAGCAACTGCAACAGAGACCAA TGGTGCACACATCTGTCCCTGGCCCTCCCAGCACGCTGTCACAGAGCCACGGCCCACATCGGACGACCGTTTCTCAGCGACGGGGAGGCAGCCCCCCCTTGGGCCTGGCCAAGTGGTTTGGCTCAGATGTGCTAcagcagcccctcccctccatgCCAGCCAAGGTCATCAGTGTGGATGAACTGGAGTTCCGTCAGTGA
- the eif4enif1 gene encoding eukaryotic translation initiation factor 4E transporter isoform X2 gives MDKGDCVEEKENGDAVTELIKEVTSPYRYTKEELLEIKEYPCSNERPECLSEKYDSDGVWDPEKWHASLYPSSERSSPVEGCKKEYPDERVPLKRRIADPRERLKEDDLDVVLSPQRRSFGGGCQGSVVPVLPARQAGSPLENKENESLRLGGARRIGSGRIIAGRGFERDARGDKDVRERDRERDFKDKRFRRDFGDKRVFSERRRNDSYAEEEPEWFSGGPTSQSETIELIGFDDKILEEDKRRTKRSRKRSESVKEAIECNGGLAEEPELSRQTAVDQEVPQGEVLPESAAGDFDFNEFFNLEKTMPGLASMIEDVLGEGPVSASRFSRWFSSNASPSGSRSSSLRSTPHEELERLAGLDPRSISPSHSLAPYFTPIQSVERKDKVDILELLHKAKIDLKPLLSSLSVNKERLRESSHSGVVLSLEEVEVGLKGLKVEAEQEQHGGGTPFMAEHLEEALTGRGSSGPHPRDSDMSAFNKLVNTMKASGTLPIHPKASQQPPHSPLVPLSEAQVPSAQQKNILQEILGPQGPPRVASPALLGTLLGNTDPGPGLLRQRGPSPPLFPQRAPSPEYFPGRLQSAAVFPVGPQPMLGEQFPEIHRPLSPGPTPQQIRTHSLGVDQAALEALAFQQDLALHARQAYQPGFNKVAQDKLYRNSKTSPENPVSQSRQPRMNRSPGPGGHRADSGSPGNTVTSMLSPSFTPTSVIRKMYETKEKSRDETGGRTDSKEEMARSQEESSSSPCSFLEGVDGNGSPAGGMKTSFPRSSCSTPLSGQARHSKDPDRPRPSSSGHHTPTLVSPGSASPFPRPIYPVPLLSHVPLVRPAPPQLHPSIMQRMMAQGLQPQQLPPALLQAGLFPQGMDLSQLQGLPPALLGQPFYPIGAPGHPLLPPRAGTPMQLAVMQQQLQQRPMVHTSVPGPPSTLSQSHGPHRTTVSQRRGGSPPLGLAKWFGSDVLQQPLPSMPAKVISVDELEFRQ, from the exons ATGGACAAGGGTGACTGTGTAGAAGAGAAGGAAAATGGAGATGCTGTAACAGAGCTGATTAAGGAGGTGACATCCCCTTACAGGTACACCAAG GAGGAGCTTTTGGAAATAAAGGAGTACCCATGCTCCAATGAAAGACCAGAATGTCTCTCTGAGAAATATGACAG TGATGGTGTGTGGGATCCTGAGAAATGGCACGCTTCATTGTACCCCAGCTCAGAGCGAAGCTCCCCTGTGGAGGGGTGTAAAAAAGAATACCCAGATGAGAGGGTGCCCTTGAAACGCAGGATTGCAG ACCCCCGAGAGCGGCTGAAGGAGGATGACCTTGATGTGGTGCTCAGTCCTCAGCGCCGTAGTTTTGGAGGGGGCTGCCAGGGTAGTGTGGTGCCTGTCCTTCCTGCCCGCCAGGCTGGAAGCCCCTTGGAGAACAAGGAAAACGAGTCCCTGCGGCTGGGTGGGGCAAGGCGAATAGGGAGCGGTCGCATCATTGCAGGACGAGGCTTTGAGAGGGATGCACGCGGAGATAAGGATGTCCGGGAGAGGGACCGGGAACGAGACTTCAAGGATAAGAGATTCAGA agggacTTCGGAGATAAGAGAGTCTTCAGCGAGAGGAGAAGGAATGACTCTTACGCTGAGGAGGAGCCTGAGTGGTTTTCAGGGGGTCCCACTAGCCAGTCGGAGACTATCGAGCTCATTGGCTTTGACGACAAAATCCTCGAGGAGGATAAGCGACGGACAAAACGCTCAAGGAAGCGATCAGAGTCAGTGAAAGAAG CAATAGAGTGTAACGGTGGACTGGCCGAGGAACCAGAGCTCAGCAGGCAGACTGCAGTAGATCAGGAAGTTCCACAAGGTGAAGTGCTTCCAGAGTCTGCAGCTGGGGACTTTGACTTCAATGAGTTCTTCAACCTGGAGAAGACCATGCCTGGTTTGGCCTCG atgATTGAGGATGTTCTGGGTGAGGGGCCAGTTTCAGCCAGTCGTTTCAGCCGCTGGTTCTCGAGCAACGCAAGCCCATCTGGGAGCCGCTCAAGCAGCCTGCGCTCCACACCTCacgaggagctggagagacTGGCAG GCCTGGACCCACGCTCTATTTCCCCCAGTCACAGTCTGGCCCCCTACTTCACTCCCATCCAGTCTGTGGAGCGGAAGGATAAAGTGGACATCTTAGAACTGCTGCACAAGGCGAAGATCGACCTCAAGCCCCTCCTGTCTAGCCTGTCGGTCAACAAAGAACGGCTGCGTGAGAGCT CTCACTCTGGTGTAGTTCTCTctctggaggaggtggaggtggggctgAAGGGTCTGAAAGTGGAGGCGGAGCAGGAGCAGCATGGAGGGGGCACACCTTTCATGGCGGAACACCTTGAGGAGGCTCTGACGGGCAGGGGCAGTTCGGGCCCTCACCCCCGCGATTCTGACATGTCCGCTTTCAACAAGCTGGTCAACACCATGAAGGCAAGTGGCACGCTGCCCATCCACCCGAAAGCCAGC CAACAGCCTCCACACAGTCCACTAGTACCTCTGTCTGAAGCACAAGTACCCTCAGCTCAGCAGAAGAACATCTTGCAG gaGATTCTTGGGCCCCAGGGCCCACCCCGTGTGGCCTCCCCTGCTCTTCTTGGCACCCTGCTGGGTAACACCGACCCTGGCCCTGGCCTGTTGAGACAGAGAGGCCCCTCTCCCCCACTTTTTCCCCAGAGGGCACCATCCCCTGAGTACTTTCCTGGACGCTTGCAGTCTGCAGCCG TATTCCCTGTTGGCCCTCAGCCCATGCTTGGAGAGCAGTTTCCAGAGATACACAGACCCTTGAGTCCCGGACCCACCCCTCAGCAG ATAAGGACACACTCTTTAGGGGTGGACCAAGCTGCCTTAGAAGCTTTGGCCTTTCAGCAGGATCTTGCTCTTCATGCCCGTCAGGCCTACCAACCAGGCTTCAACAAAGTGGCCCAGGATAAGCTCTATCGGAACAG caagaCGAGCCCTGAAAATCCTGTTTCACAAAG CAGACAGCCCAGGATGAACAGGTCACCTGGCCCTGGTGGCCATCGGGCTGACAGCGGCTCCCCTGGCAACACAGTCACCAGCATG CTGTCGCCATCCTTCACACCCACATCTGTAATCCGGAAGATGTACGAGACAAAGGAGAAGAGTCGTGATGAAACTGGTGGTCGTACAGACAGCAAAGAGGAAATGGCGCGCTCACAGGAAG AGAGCAGTAGCTCCCCCTGTTCTTTCCTGGAGGGGGTGGATGGCAACGGCTCACCAGCAGGAGGCATGAAGACTAGCTTTCCTcgctcctcctgctccactcCCCTTTCTGGCCAGGCCCGCCACTCGAAGGATCCGGATCGACCAAGACCAAGCTCTTCCGGGCACCACACCCCCACGCTGGTGTCCCCTGGGTCAGCATCACCCTTCCCCCGGCCCATCTACCCCGTTCCGCTGCTGTCTCATGTGCCTCTGGTACGCCCTGCACCACCCCAGCTCCACCCCAGCATAATGCAGAGGATGATGGCCCAAGGCCTCCAGCCCCAGCAGCTGCCCCCGGCCCTGCTGCAGGCAG GCCTATTTCCACAGGGAATGGACCTTTCTCAGCTACAAGGCCTGCCCCCTGCCCTTCTAGGACAGCCCTTCTACCCAATTGGAGCTCCAGGACACCCTCTTCTGCCCCCCCGTGCTGGTACCCCCATGCAGCTTGCAGTCATGCAACAGCAACTGCAACAGAGACCAA TGGTGCACACATCTGTCCCTGGCCCTCCCAGCACGCTGTCACAGAGCCACGGCCCACATCGGACGACCGTTTCTCAGCGACGGGGAGGCAGCCCCCCCTTGGGCCTGGCCAAGTGGTTTGGCTCAGATGTGCTAcagcagcccctcccctccatgCCAGCCAAGGTCATCAGTGTGGATGAACTGGAGTTCCGTCAGTGA
- the eif4enif1 gene encoding eukaryotic translation initiation factor 4E transporter isoform X3, protein MDKGDCVEEKENGDAVTELIKEVTSPYRYTKEELLEIKEYPCSNERPECLSEKYDSDGVWDPEKWHASLYPSSERSSPVEGCKKEYPDERVPLKRRIADPRERLKEDDLDVVLSPQRRSFGGGCQGSVVPVLPARQAGSPLENKENESLRLGGARRIGSGRIIAGRGFERDARGDKDVRERDRERDFKDKRFRRDFGDKRVFSERRRNDSYAEEEPEWFSGGPTSQSETIELIGFDDKILEEDKRRTKRSRKRSESVKEAIECNGGLAEEPELSRQTAVDQEVPQGEVLPESAAGDFDFNEFFNLEKTMPGLASMIEDVLGEGPVSASRFSRWFSSNASPSGSRSSSLRSTPHEELERLAGLDPRSISPSHSLAPYFTPIQSVERKDKVDILELLHKAKIDLKPLLSSLSVNKERLRESSHSGVVLSLEEVEVGLKGLKVEAEQEQHGGGTPFMAEHLEEALTGRGSSGPHPRDSDMSAFNKLVNTMKASGTLPIHPKASQQQPPHSPLVPLSEAQVPSAQQKNILQEILGPQGPPRVASPALLGTLLGNTDPGPGLLRQRGPSPPLFPQRAPSPEYFPGRLQSAAVFPVGPQPMLGEQFPEIHRPLSPGPTPQQIRTHSLGVDQAALEALAFQQDLALHARQAYQPGFNKVAQDKLYRNSKTSPENPVSQRQPRMNRSPGPGGHRADSGSPGNTVTSMLSPSFTPTSVIRKMYETKEKSRDETGGRTDSKEEMARSQEESSSSPCSFLEGVDGNGSPAGGMKTSFPRSSCSTPLSGQARHSKDPDRPRPSSSGHHTPTLVSPGSASPFPRPIYPVPLLSHVPLVRPAPPQLHPSIMQRMMAQGLQPQQLPPALLQAGLFPQGMDLSQLQGLPPALLGQPFYPIGAPGHPLLPPRAGTPMQLAVMQQQLQQRPMVHTSVPGPPSTLSQSHGPHRTTVSQRRGGSPPLGLAKWFGSDVLQQPLPSMPAKVISVDELEFRQ, encoded by the exons ATGGACAAGGGTGACTGTGTAGAAGAGAAGGAAAATGGAGATGCTGTAACAGAGCTGATTAAGGAGGTGACATCCCCTTACAGGTACACCAAG GAGGAGCTTTTGGAAATAAAGGAGTACCCATGCTCCAATGAAAGACCAGAATGTCTCTCTGAGAAATATGACAG TGATGGTGTGTGGGATCCTGAGAAATGGCACGCTTCATTGTACCCCAGCTCAGAGCGAAGCTCCCCTGTGGAGGGGTGTAAAAAAGAATACCCAGATGAGAGGGTGCCCTTGAAACGCAGGATTGCAG ACCCCCGAGAGCGGCTGAAGGAGGATGACCTTGATGTGGTGCTCAGTCCTCAGCGCCGTAGTTTTGGAGGGGGCTGCCAGGGTAGTGTGGTGCCTGTCCTTCCTGCCCGCCAGGCTGGAAGCCCCTTGGAGAACAAGGAAAACGAGTCCCTGCGGCTGGGTGGGGCAAGGCGAATAGGGAGCGGTCGCATCATTGCAGGACGAGGCTTTGAGAGGGATGCACGCGGAGATAAGGATGTCCGGGAGAGGGACCGGGAACGAGACTTCAAGGATAAGAGATTCAGA agggacTTCGGAGATAAGAGAGTCTTCAGCGAGAGGAGAAGGAATGACTCTTACGCTGAGGAGGAGCCTGAGTGGTTTTCAGGGGGTCCCACTAGCCAGTCGGAGACTATCGAGCTCATTGGCTTTGACGACAAAATCCTCGAGGAGGATAAGCGACGGACAAAACGCTCAAGGAAGCGATCAGAGTCAGTGAAAGAAG CAATAGAGTGTAACGGTGGACTGGCCGAGGAACCAGAGCTCAGCAGGCAGACTGCAGTAGATCAGGAAGTTCCACAAGGTGAAGTGCTTCCAGAGTCTGCAGCTGGGGACTTTGACTTCAATGAGTTCTTCAACCTGGAGAAGACCATGCCTGGTTTGGCCTCG atgATTGAGGATGTTCTGGGTGAGGGGCCAGTTTCAGCCAGTCGTTTCAGCCGCTGGTTCTCGAGCAACGCAAGCCCATCTGGGAGCCGCTCAAGCAGCCTGCGCTCCACACCTCacgaggagctggagagacTGGCAG GCCTGGACCCACGCTCTATTTCCCCCAGTCACAGTCTGGCCCCCTACTTCACTCCCATCCAGTCTGTGGAGCGGAAGGATAAAGTGGACATCTTAGAACTGCTGCACAAGGCGAAGATCGACCTCAAGCCCCTCCTGTCTAGCCTGTCGGTCAACAAAGAACGGCTGCGTGAGAGCT CTCACTCTGGTGTAGTTCTCTctctggaggaggtggaggtggggctgAAGGGTCTGAAAGTGGAGGCGGAGCAGGAGCAGCATGGAGGGGGCACACCTTTCATGGCGGAACACCTTGAGGAGGCTCTGACGGGCAGGGGCAGTTCGGGCCCTCACCCCCGCGATTCTGACATGTCCGCTTTCAACAAGCTGGTCAACACCATGAAGGCAAGTGGCACGCTGCCCATCCACCCGAAAGCCAGC CAGCAACAGCCTCCACACAGTCCACTAGTACCTCTGTCTGAAGCACAAGTACCCTCAGCTCAGCAGAAGAACATCTTGCAG gaGATTCTTGGGCCCCAGGGCCCACCCCGTGTGGCCTCCCCTGCTCTTCTTGGCACCCTGCTGGGTAACACCGACCCTGGCCCTGGCCTGTTGAGACAGAGAGGCCCCTCTCCCCCACTTTTTCCCCAGAGGGCACCATCCCCTGAGTACTTTCCTGGACGCTTGCAGTCTGCAGCCG TATTCCCTGTTGGCCCTCAGCCCATGCTTGGAGAGCAGTTTCCAGAGATACACAGACCCTTGAGTCCCGGACCCACCCCTCAGCAG ATAAGGACACACTCTTTAGGGGTGGACCAAGCTGCCTTAGAAGCTTTGGCCTTTCAGCAGGATCTTGCTCTTCATGCCCGTCAGGCCTACCAACCAGGCTTCAACAAAGTGGCCCAGGATAAGCTCTATCGGAACAG caagaCGAGCCCTGAAAATCCTGTTTCACAAAG ACAGCCCAGGATGAACAGGTCACCTGGCCCTGGTGGCCATCGGGCTGACAGCGGCTCCCCTGGCAACACAGTCACCAGCATG CTGTCGCCATCCTTCACACCCACATCTGTAATCCGGAAGATGTACGAGACAAAGGAGAAGAGTCGTGATGAAACTGGTGGTCGTACAGACAGCAAAGAGGAAATGGCGCGCTCACAGGAAG AGAGCAGTAGCTCCCCCTGTTCTTTCCTGGAGGGGGTGGATGGCAACGGCTCACCAGCAGGAGGCATGAAGACTAGCTTTCCTcgctcctcctgctccactcCCCTTTCTGGCCAGGCCCGCCACTCGAAGGATCCGGATCGACCAAGACCAAGCTCTTCCGGGCACCACACCCCCACGCTGGTGTCCCCTGGGTCAGCATCACCCTTCCCCCGGCCCATCTACCCCGTTCCGCTGCTGTCTCATGTGCCTCTGGTACGCCCTGCACCACCCCAGCTCCACCCCAGCATAATGCAGAGGATGATGGCCCAAGGCCTCCAGCCCCAGCAGCTGCCCCCGGCCCTGCTGCAGGCAG GCCTATTTCCACAGGGAATGGACCTTTCTCAGCTACAAGGCCTGCCCCCTGCCCTTCTAGGACAGCCCTTCTACCCAATTGGAGCTCCAGGACACCCTCTTCTGCCCCCCCGTGCTGGTACCCCCATGCAGCTTGCAGTCATGCAACAGCAACTGCAACAGAGACCAA TGGTGCACACATCTGTCCCTGGCCCTCCCAGCACGCTGTCACAGAGCCACGGCCCACATCGGACGACCGTTTCTCAGCGACGGGGAGGCAGCCCCCCCTTGGGCCTGGCCAAGTGGTTTGGCTCAGATGTGCTAcagcagcccctcccctccatgCCAGCCAAGGTCATCAGTGTGGATGAACTGGAGTTCCGTCAGTGA